Sequence from the Deltaproteobacteria bacterium genome:
GCCTTCCAACTCCTCCACAGTCTCTGGCTGAACGAGCAAACCTGCGCGGGTGCGGATGACTTCCTCACTGGCAGAATGACGCAAAGGATAAATATCGCCAACCTTTCTCCCTTCTATGCCAAATCCGGAGACATAGGCCACCGTAGCGGTGTCCTCTTCGGGATTGTTAAGGGCGACCATAATCCTGTCAAAAGGAATCAGCTTGCGGACTTCTTCGGCAAACCGTTCATAGATCTCCTCGACGTTCAATGTGGAGCTGATAATCTTCCCCATCTCGGCTATGACTTCATTCTCTTTAGCCAGTCGCCTGGCGGCCTCTTCACTCGTTCGCAGCGCCTCTTCCGCCCGCTTGCGTTCAGTGACATCCCGAAAGCTCCACACTCTCCCAACGCTTTGGTCGCCTATCCGCTGCGGCTGCGAATAGCGCTCGAAGACCCGCCCGTCTTTGAATTCGAGGACATCAAAACTCTCAGCCGCCGGTTGGCTGTATAACTCTCTTACTTTAGCCAGGAAGCCTTGAGGGTCCTTTAACTGTTCCAGAACGAACCCCAGCGCCTGGTTATCATCCCGCGACGCGATAATGGACTGGGGGATGCGCCATATCTGCACAAACTTGCGGTTAAACCCTACAATCTTTCCCTCTTTATCAACTACGAGAATACCGTCGGCGGTTGACTCCAGCGTGGCATTGAGCAGGGACACGGCGTTCTTGAGTTCCGACTCGGCCCGCTTTTGATCATTTTCTATTCTTTCTAATTCAGCAACCCTTTGGCGCATGGCTGCCAATTCAAGGATGAGCTGCTCGTTGGTCATATTTTCAGCCTTCATTTTATTTAGCTCCTACAATAAAATGAAGGGAGTCTAATATAAAGCTGCTTAATAATCAAGAAAATTTTTGTCTTCCCTTTATGCCAATTTTCAGACACAGGATCGTTAAGTTGCAATATCAAAGGCAGATCTCAATTTATTCCAGTAGTTCCAGAATAAAAAAGATACGACAGGCTGGGCTTGGCCAGGATAGATCGGCGAATACCTGTTCCCTGATTCAGCGTTGATGGCCCAGTCTTTACATACCCATCCTGCTCCTCTTTTCCAGAAGTTCATCGGTCATGGGGATCATAAGAGCCTTCTCTGGGCACACCTCTACACAACAGAAGCAGCTCACACATTTTTCGGGGTCTACCCTGGGGTAGGGCTGCATGAGGATGGCCCCTGAGGGACAGGCCGAGGGACAATCGCCGCAGCGGGTGCACAGCGCCTCGTTACAAGCGGGGTTCACCTCTCCAAGCTCAGTCCACACCTGGAGATAGTTTTCAGAATTCATGGCAAATGGAGATTTTTTCCCGGGGATGTTTACCGTATAGGTGGAGGGGTGCACAAAATCCCCAATCACTTCGAAAGGGCCATCTACTTGGGGATGATTTAGATCGAAGTTTACAAGGCCTTTCTTTTCAGCCAAATCGATTAGCTTGATGCCCCGCGGATTCTGGAAACTAATCAGGCGGGCGCAGACAGCATCGACCGCGATCCCATCTTTCCCAGCGATGATTTTGCCAACCTCTCTGGGGTTTCCGAAGGAAGGACCGTCTCCTTCCATGGCCAGAATTCCATCCACGATATTCAGGTCCGGAATTCTCCAGCGATAGAGATCCAGGAAGAATTCCGTTAATCGTTTGGCATGGCCTGTGCGGGCGTGCATTCTGGCCTTGAAGTTCCCTGGAATCAACCCGAAGGGGTTCTTCAGGCAGCAAGTCATCCCGGCGATCACATGGGTCTTAAGTTTGGGAACGTTGATGAAAATATCTGCCTCTACAAAAGACCTGGAGATGGGGACCCTAAAGCCCCCGATCTCGAAAAGGCTGGCGCCCTTGCTGATGTTGACCATATAGGGGGCACAAGTCTGCTCCACCTCAGTCACCCGGTAAAGGTTCTGGACATCGATCCCATTGTCTCCCATCCAGGGTGTTCCTCCCCTTTTTATCACTTCTTCGGCGATCGCCTTGAGCAGGGCCGGATGGGTTGTAGCCGCTTTTTCAGGAGGTGCGGGCCTCACAAGGTTCGGCTTGATAAAGACCTTCTTGTTCTGAAGGTCGATCGAGACCGCCTCAAATATCTCATGGATGATTTGAGTCAGATTATCGTAAGCAGCCTTTCTTATGATGACTTTAGACATAACCTTCTTTCCCCCCTCCTAAAGAACTTCATATTTGACCAGCCGGTTACTGCGAGCCAAAGCCATGTACCGCAAATTCTCCCTGCCTCTTGTTTCTTTTTTCCCCTTTGAAGGGAAGATAGGGGTTGAAAAGGAGTTTCTTAGCGGGAAGTCGGCGAAGGCTCCGGCGGGAATATTTTATGCCAGGGGGTGGCCTGTTCATAAGCATAGGTAACGCGTAACAGGGTAGCTTCATCCAGGCGGCGACCGAATAGCTGCAGTCCGACGGGCAGGTTTTCCGAAGAAAACCCGCAGGGGAGCGAAATGACGGGCAATCCGGTGAGATTCCCGGCGCGAGTAAAACGCAAAAGGGCGGCGCGGACGCTCTGCGACCTTCTTCCCACTTTAATTTCCTCCTCACCGATGGCCGGGGCTACAATGGGGAGGGTTGGGGTGGCCAACACATCCACCGATTCAAAAACCCGGGTGAAAGACTGGGTCAACAGCCGCCGTCTTTCCTGGGCATGAAGGTATTCGATAGTTTTCTGCCGTTTTCCCAGCGCCAGCCGGGGGCGCCAATCCAACCCGTAATCTTTAGCCCTCGTGCGCAGCCATTTCCAATGGTAGGCCAGGGCTTCGCCCAAAGTGATCGCGGCTACGAGTTGATTCATTTCCTCCATTCCTTTCAATTCAACTTCCCGAAGCTTGGCTCCCAGTCGTTCTAAGGTCGCACAGGCTGTGAGGGCGAGTTCCCGAACCTCTTTCTGGAGGCGGTCAAAGAAATATTGTTTCGGGATTCCGACCCGAACGCCGCGGACCCCTTGGCGCAAAGAATGGGTATAGGACATTCTGCTTTTTGCCAGGCTGTTTGGGTGGGGGGCATCAGGGCCGGCAATCACCCCCAGCATCAGGGCCGCGTCTTCCGCGCACCGGCAGATGGGGCCGACGTGGTCGAGGCTGAAGGCCAGCGGAATGACGCCGTGGAGAGGAACCAAGCCTCGAGTGGGCTTCAGCCCCACCACCCCGCAGGCTGCGGAGGGAATCCGAATGGATCCTCCCGTGTCCGTTCCCAGGGAACCAAGACATAAACCAGCGCTTACTGCCGCAGCACTCCCGCCGCTGGACCCTCCGGTAACTCGACTCAGGTTCCACGGGTTGTGAGCCGGCCCGTAATGGGGGTTGGCGTTGGTTACCCCGTAGGCGAACTCGTGCAGGTTGGTCTTTCCTAAAAGAATGGATCCCGCGGCGAAGAGCCGGTCGACTACGATGGCGTTTTCTTTAGGAATGAAGTTGCGGAGGATTTTGGAACCTCCCGTAGTCCGGACCCCAGCGGTATAGAAGAGGTCTTTGAGGGTGATGGGAATTCCGTGGAGAGCGCCCCGGTAATGGCCCTTTAAAATTTCCTTTTCCATCTGCCGGGCCTGATTTCGAGCTAGGTTTTTGGTTAGGGTAATAAAGGCATTCAGTCTGGGTTGAAGACGGTCAATCCTCCCCAAGAAATATTCGGTCAACTCTACAGGGGAAATTTCCCGCTGGCGAAGAAGGGGGGCTATCTTGGCAATGGTCAAATTTTTATCATTCAGAAGATTCATGAGCCCTCCGGATTTATTTAATCGGCTAAGGGTGATGATCTCGTAAAAAGCCATCAAGGGTGAAAGGATTATAAGAAAGCAAGGCGTGGGCTGTCAAACAAAAACCCTTTGGGCAATGAATCGGCTCTTGTGCTACCTGATAGGCAGGGTGAGGTAGGTTTCAAGGTAAAAAGCGGAAAACCATAGGAGGAATAAAAATGGGGGGAAAAAAGTCACCAATAAAGATCTCCTCACCCCTCCTCCCCCGATTCATGACGTGGTACCATGCATCTTGATACTCTATTCTCAAGGGCCTAGACATACCAGAATTCCTATCAGAAACCACCGCTAAGAGTCAAGAGCAGACTTGACCCCTTCTCACAAAGAGAGCGGGTTTTAATAAAAGGATAGTATGCCAAGGCAAGCGCGAATAGATGCTCCAGGATCGCTTCACCATATAGATTGTCAATTAAATCTGCCTCATTAGCCGCTCCCATTCCCGGTCTACATTTTCCTGAATCCGTTCCGTGTCTCCTTCCCGCAGGAAAGAGTAACGCCCCTGGGGTTTCAAGTACTCGCTGACCGGGATCCCTTCAGGCACTTCATTGAGGATGTACCGTTCGCCATTTTCCACTTCCAAGAGCGGGAAAACCTTCGTTTGCACGGCCAGCCGGGCGAGGCGTACCGTGAGTTCGGAAGAAAACCTCCACCCGACGGGACACGGAGAAAGGGCATAGAGGAATTTAAACCCGCGGGTCTCTCTGGCTTTCTTCATCTTGCGGTTGAAATCCTCCGGATAGGCAATCGAAACCGTAGCCACGTACGGTATATTATGGGCGACCATAATCTGGACGATGTCTTTCTTCGGCTGATCTTTCAGGTTTGTCGGAGGGGTTGTCGTGGTCCAGGATCCCCACGGGGTAGCTGATGAGCGCTGGATTCCCGTGTTCATATACGCCTCGTTGTCGTAACAGAGGTAGATGAAATCGTCGTTCCTTTCGGCAGCGGCGGATAGGGCCTGAAGGCCGATGTCAAAAGTTCCCCCATCCCCGGCAATGGCGAGAACGGTGGTGGCATTATCGCCTTTCATGTCCAGGGCGGCCCGCACCCCAGAGGCAGCTGCTCCGGCAGAGGCAAAAGGGGTCGAATAAGCGGCCAGTTTAATGGGGGCAATGGGATAGAAAGTAGAGATGATAGTCCCGAAACAGCTGGCAGTAATGATAACAATGGTATTTTGGCCTAAAGCGAGGAAAGCATGGCGCGCAACAAGAGGCATTGCGCAACCCGGACAAGCCCCATGACCGGAGAAAAGATATTCTTCCTGTACATCTCTGGCTCTCATTAATATACCCCCGTTAGATGGTTCGAATTTATTTGCCAAATAAATCCTCAGTCCGGTAGTTAAATATTTAAATTCCCAGCCCAGACCTAGGCGTAGGGTAAATCATATTTAAAACAGCCTTGAAAATCAAGGCGATTGTTTCCTGACTGGCGATCACTTTTATTCTCCATCTTTATGGTGGCTCTG
This genomic interval carries:
- a CDS encoding GAF domain-containing protein, whose product is MKAENMTNEQLILELAAMRQRVAELERIENDQKRAESELKNAVSLLNATLESTADGILVVDKEGKIVGFNRKFVQIWRIPQSIIASRDDNQALGFVLEQLKDPQGFLAKVRELYSQPAAESFDVLEFKDGRVFERYSQPQRIGDQSVGRVWSFRDVTERKRAEEALRTSEEAARRLAKENEVIAEMGKIISSTLNVEEIYERFAEEVRKLIPFDRIMVALNNPEEDTATVAYVSGFGIEGRKVGDIYPLRHSASEEVIRTRAGLLVQPETVEELEGRFSTLISTFRSGLRSIMTVPLISGNQVIGALHFRSKKSKAYTDRDLRLAERIGDQIAGAIANAQLFTEKKRAEEEREKLVRDLQKALSEVKKLKGIFPICASCKKIRDDKGYWRQIEAYIRDHSEAEFSHGICPDCMKKLYGDFLEKEDISRKQ
- a CDS encoding amidase, with product MNLLNDKNLTIAKIAPLLRQREISPVELTEYFLGRIDRLQPRLNAFITLTKNLARNQARQMEKEILKGHYRGALHGIPITLKDLFYTAGVRTTGGSKILRNFIPKENAIVVDRLFAAGSILLGKTNLHEFAYGVTNANPHYGPAHNPWNLSRVTGGSSGGSAAAVSAGLCLGSLGTDTGGSIRIPSAACGVVGLKPTRGLVPLHGVIPLAFSLDHVGPICRCAEDAALMLGVIAGPDAPHPNSLAKSRMSYTHSLRQGVRGVRVGIPKQYFFDRLQKEVRELALTACATLERLGAKLREVELKGMEEMNQLVAAITLGEALAYHWKWLRTRAKDYGLDWRPRLALGKRQKTIEYLHAQERRRLLTQSFTRVFESVDVLATPTLPIVAPAIGEEEIKVGRRSQSVRAALLRFTRAGNLTGLPVISLPCGFSSENLPVGLQLFGRRLDEATLLRVTYAYEQATPWHKIFPPEPSPTSR
- a CDS encoding thiamine pyrophosphate-dependent enzyme, with translation MRARDVQEEYLFSGHGACPGCAMPLVARHAFLALGQNTIVIITASCFGTIISTFYPIAPIKLAAYSTPFASAGAAASGVRAALDMKGDNATTVLAIAGDGGTFDIGLQALSAAAERNDDFIYLCYDNEAYMNTGIQRSSATPWGSWTTTTPPTNLKDQPKKDIVQIMVAHNIPYVATVSIAYPEDFNRKMKKARETRGFKFLYALSPCPVGWRFSSELTVRLARLAVQTKVFPLLEVENGERYILNEVPEGIPVSEYLKPQGRYSFLREGDTERIQENVDREWERLMRQI
- a CDS encoding DUF362 domain-containing protein, translated to MSKVIIRKAAYDNLTQIIHEIFEAVSIDLQNKKVFIKPNLVRPAPPEKAATTHPALLKAIAEEVIKRGGTPWMGDNGIDVQNLYRVTEVEQTCAPYMVNISKGASLFEIGGFRVPISRSFVEADIFINVPKLKTHVIAGMTCCLKNPFGLIPGNFKARMHARTGHAKRLTEFFLDLYRWRIPDLNIVDGILAMEGDGPSFGNPREVGKIIAGKDGIAVDAVCARLISFQNPRGIKLIDLAEKKGLVNFDLNHPQVDGPFEVIGDFVHPSTYTVNIPGKKSPFAMNSENYLQVWTELGEVNPACNEALCTRCGDCPSACPSGAILMQPYPRVDPEKCVSCFCCVEVCPEKALMIPMTDELLEKRSRMGM